The Pseudomonas iranensis genome includes a window with the following:
- a CDS encoding DUF2388 domain-containing protein — protein MRSPLIAAALGLFVLADVAQAHTLVATSNIIVRASQRSIDFTSDTTTSIRDSKIIREAHDDAASFVASNGDIRGAHLEAALNTLRTRVPEARDASDQVLAEAILAL, from the coding sequence ATGCGTAGCCCGCTGATTGCTGCCGCCCTTGGCCTGTTTGTGTTGGCCGATGTGGCCCAGGCGCACACCCTGGTAGCCACCAGTAACATCATCGTTCGTGCCTCCCAGCGCAGCATCGATTTCACTTCCGATACCACCACGTCGATTCGCGATTCGAAAATCATCCGCGAAGCCCACGACGACGCCGCCAGTTTCGTCGCCAGCAACGGCGACATCCGTGGCGCGCACCTAGAAGCCGCCCTCAACACCTTGCGCACTCGCGTGCCGGAAGCGCGCGACGCCAGTGATCAGGTACTCGCCGAAGCCATCCTCGCACTGTGA
- a CDS encoding DUF883 family protein encodes MANTSLRKASLQSMEAEIESLLKSLESLKDDASDESRKTLKALKSNAESALKHSRHLLSDAYEEVKVKTRETGIATRDYAQEHPWTTAGVAVGAIGLLAAYFLFKRGE; translated from the coding sequence ATGGCCAACACCTCTTTACGTAAAGCCTCGTTGCAAAGCATGGAAGCCGAGATCGAGAGTCTGCTCAAATCGTTGGAAAGCTTGAAAGACGATGCTTCGGACGAGTCGCGCAAGACCCTCAAGGCGCTGAAAAGCAACGCCGAAAGTGCGCTGAAACATTCCCGTCATCTGCTCAGCGACGCGTACGAAGAAGTCAAAGTGAAAACCCGCGAGACCGGCATTGCCACTCGTGATTACGCGCAGGAACACCCATGGACCACAGCCGGCGTGGCTGTCGGTGCAATCGGTCTGCTCGCCGCCTACTTTTTGTTCAAGCGCGGTGAGTGA
- a CDS encoding HAD family hydrolase, with translation MHYQTVLFDLDGTLTDPREGITRSIQFALANLGIDEPDLSKLEHFIGPPLLQAFMQFYDFDEAKAWEAVNFYRERFKVTGLYENRVFDGVTPLLETLSGQGRQLYIATSKPWVFAREIARHFDFARHFKVIYGSELDGTRTNKVELIAHLLEEERLDPAQTLMIGDRKHDLIGARSNGLDAAAVGYGFGSFEELNAEAPAYHFETLDELHQAFLQR, from the coding sequence GGCACCCTGACCGACCCGCGTGAGGGCATCACCCGCTCAATTCAATTTGCCTTGGCCAATCTCGGCATCGACGAGCCGGACCTGAGCAAACTGGAACACTTCATCGGCCCGCCGCTGCTGCAAGCGTTCATGCAGTTCTACGACTTCGACGAGGCCAAGGCCTGGGAAGCGGTGAATTTCTATCGCGAGCGCTTCAAGGTCACCGGCCTCTACGAAAATCGAGTGTTCGACGGGGTGACGCCGTTGCTGGAGACCTTGAGCGGGCAGGGGCGGCAGTTGTACATCGCCACCTCCAAACCGTGGGTGTTCGCCCGCGAGATCGCCCGGCACTTCGACTTCGCCCGCCACTTCAAGGTGATCTACGGCAGCGAGCTGGATGGCACGCGAACCAACAAGGTTGAGCTGATTGCGCATCTGCTCGAGGAAGAACGCCTGGACCCCGCGCAGACCCTGATGATCGGCGATCGCAAGCACGACCTGATCGGCGCGCGCAGCAATGGCCTGGATGCAGCGGCGGTGGGCTATGGGTTTGGCAGTTTCGAGGAGTTGAATGCCGAGGCGCCGGCTTATCACTTTGAAACCTTGGACGAGTTGCATCAGGCGTTTTTGCAGCGCTGA
- a CDS encoding IS110 family transposase — protein MKKHTTIDQSLSADVSACSTVAIDLAKRVSQVAGEDALGQVIFEDRIKSREAFQVFLRGLPASVTVLVETGPGAQAWARLLQMQGNSVRILPAQLVASHRSGPKNDRNDVLAILRAGRDCKISAVPIKSAAALAMQALHRARQGYVRRRTAVGNQIRALLLEHGVAMAQGEIAIRQLVPRVLEDATQPLPDLLRELIAELLGEWGQLGERVNVLTGRLETAANEDETAKRLMTVRGVGPIIATALLAKQTEPERFANARLFAAYFGLVPSQHSSGEKNRLGGMSKNGDAYLRSLTIQGAHAVLRQIRPDSEQPDDRRLWRWISRLGRKQAAVRLANRNLRILWVLLQNDQTYRRRPGDGQEAAMSH, from the coding sequence ATGAAAAAGCATACGACGATTGATCAATCCTTGTCAGCCGACGTGTCGGCATGCTCCACAGTTGCGATAGATCTTGCCAAGAGGGTTTCTCAGGTGGCTGGGGAGGATGCCCTCGGTCAGGTGATTTTCGAAGATCGAATCAAGTCGCGAGAAGCCTTTCAGGTATTTCTGCGTGGGCTTCCCGCGAGCGTTACGGTGTTAGTTGAAACCGGGCCCGGCGCTCAAGCATGGGCGCGATTGCTCCAGATGCAGGGTAATTCCGTCCGCATCCTGCCGGCCCAGCTGGTTGCCAGTCATCGTAGCGGCCCAAAAAATGATCGCAACGATGTATTGGCGATCTTGCGTGCAGGCCGCGACTGCAAAATTTCGGCAGTACCGATCAAGAGTGCTGCGGCGCTGGCGATGCAGGCCCTGCACAGGGCTCGTCAGGGCTATGTGCGGCGCCGCACTGCGGTGGGTAATCAGATACGCGCCTTGCTGTTGGAACATGGGGTAGCCATGGCTCAGGGTGAGATAGCGATCAGGCAGCTCGTGCCTCGAGTTCTGGAAGATGCCACTCAGCCGCTACCTGATTTGCTGCGTGAACTGATCGCCGAACTTTTGGGTGAGTGGGGCCAACTGGGTGAGCGCGTCAACGTGCTGACCGGTCGGCTGGAAACGGCAGCGAATGAGGATGAAACGGCGAAGCGGCTGATGACGGTGCGCGGTGTTGGTCCGATCATTGCCACGGCGCTGCTGGCCAAGCAGACCGAACCCGAACGCTTCGCCAACGCCCGTTTGTTCGCCGCCTACTTCGGATTGGTGCCCAGCCAGCACAGCTCTGGCGAGAAAAACCGATTGGGCGGAATGAGCAAGAACGGTGACGCTTATCTGCGAAGTTTAACGATTCAGGGCGCTCATGCCGTTTTAAGACAGATACGTCCGGATTCAGAGCAGCCGGACGACAGGCGTCTTTGGCGCTGGATTTCCCGCCTGGGCCGCAAGCAGGCAGCAGTGCGATTAGCCAATCGAAATCTGCGCATCCTCTGGGTGCTGCTGCAAAACGACCAGACTTATCGGCGCCGGCCGGGCGATGGCCAGGAGGCTGCGATGAGTCACTGA
- the trpB gene encoding tryptophan synthase subunit beta has protein sequence MTQTSNTSDLRNGPDANGLFGAFGGRYVAETLMPLILDLAREYEAAKEDPAFKEELAYFQRDYVGRPSPLYFAERLTEFCGGAKIYLKREELNHTGAHKINNCIGQILLARRMGKKRIIAETGAGMHGVATATVAARFGLDCVIYMGTTDIERQQANVFRMRLLGAEVIPVVAGTGTLKDAMNEALRDWVTNVDNTFYLIGTVAGPHPYPAMVRDFQAVIGKETRDQLQAQEGRLPDSLVACIGGGSNAMGLFHPFLDDKSVEIIGVEAAGYGIETGKHAASLNGGVPGVLHGNRTFLLQDDDGQIIDAHSISAGLDYPGIGPEHAWLHDIGRVQYTSVTDDEALEAFHKCCRLEGIIPALESAHALAEVFKRAPKLPKDHLMVVNLSGRGDKDMQTVMHHMQQSQQEKH, from the coding sequence ATGACCCAGACTTCGAACACCTCTGATCTGCGTAACGGCCCTGACGCCAACGGCCTGTTCGGTGCGTTCGGTGGCCGTTATGTAGCGGAAACCCTGATGCCGTTGATCCTCGACCTGGCCCGCGAATACGAAGCGGCCAAGGAAGATCCGGCGTTCAAAGAAGAATTGGCCTACTTCCAGCGTGATTACGTCGGACGTCCGAGCCCCCTGTATTTCGCCGAACGCCTGACCGAGTTCTGCGGCGGCGCCAAGATCTACCTCAAGCGCGAAGAGCTGAATCACACCGGCGCGCACAAGATCAACAACTGCATCGGCCAGATTCTGTTGGCGCGGCGCATGGGCAAGAAGCGCATCATTGCCGAAACCGGCGCGGGCATGCACGGCGTGGCCACGGCCACCGTTGCTGCGCGTTTCGGTCTCGATTGCGTGATCTACATGGGCACCACCGACATCGAACGTCAGCAGGCCAACGTCTTTCGCATGAGGCTGCTCGGCGCTGAAGTCATTCCGGTCGTGGCTGGCACCGGCACCCTCAAAGACGCGATGAACGAAGCCCTGCGTGACTGGGTGACCAACGTCGACAACACTTTCTATCTGATCGGCACTGTGGCCGGCCCACACCCTTATCCAGCAATGGTCCGCGACTTCCAGGCCGTCATCGGCAAGGAAACCCGCGATCAACTGCAGGCTCAGGAGGGTCGTCTGCCGGACAGCCTGGTGGCGTGCATCGGTGGCGGTTCCAACGCCATGGGCCTGTTCCACCCGTTCCTCGATGACAAGAGCGTGGAGATCATCGGCGTCGAAGCCGCCGGTTACGGCATCGAAACCGGCAAGCACGCGGCCAGCCTCAACGGCGGGGTGCCGGGCGTGCTGCACGGTAACCGCACCTTCCTGCTGCAGGACGACGATGGCCAGATCATCGACGCCCACTCGATTTCCGCTGGCCTCGATTACCCGGGCATCGGCCCTGAACACGCCTGGTTGCACGACATCGGCCGCGTTCAGTACACCTCCGTGACCGACGACGAAGCCCTTGAAGCGTTCCACAAATGCTGCCGTCTGGAAGGGATCATTCCTGCCCTGGAAAGTGCCCACGCCCTGGCCGAAGTGTTCAAACGCGCACCGAAGCTGCCGAAGGATCACCTGATGGTGGTCAACCTCTCGGGCCGTGGCGACAAGGACATGCAAACCGTGATGCACCATATGCAACAGTCGCAGCAGGAGAAACACTGA
- a CDS encoding OsmC family protein, which produces MAIVKKASAHWEGDLKTGLGSISTETGVLREAPYGFKARFEGGKGTNPEELIGAAHAGCFSMAFSMILGDAGLKADSIDTNAEVTLDQVDGGFAITAVKLILKAKIPGATQQQFEELSNKAKEGCPVSKVLNAKITLEASLVS; this is translated from the coding sequence ATGGCTATCGTGAAAAAGGCATCGGCGCATTGGGAAGGCGATCTGAAAACCGGTCTCGGCTCGATCTCCACCGAAACCGGCGTACTGCGCGAAGCACCTTACGGCTTCAAGGCGCGCTTTGAAGGCGGCAAAGGCACCAACCCGGAAGAACTGATCGGCGCGGCCCACGCCGGCTGCTTCTCCATGGCGTTTTCGATGATTCTCGGCGATGCCGGCCTGAAGGCAGACAGCATCGACACCAACGCCGAAGTCACCCTCGATCAGGTTGACGGCGGCTTCGCGATCACTGCGGTGAAGCTGATTCTCAAGGCGAAGATCCCGGGCGCGACTCAGCAACAGTTTGAAGAGCTGAGCAACAAGGCCAAGGAAGGGTGCCCGGTTTCCAAGGTGCTGAATGCGAAGATCACCCTTGAGGCTTCGCTGGTCAGCTGA
- a CDS encoding LLM class flavin-dependent oxidoreductase, giving the protein MKKLSDVKFSTLDLVPVRENGSAAQSLRNSLDLAQHAEKFGYTRFWVAEHHNMDGIASSATSVLLGYLAGGTSTIRVGSGGVMLPNHAPLVIAEQFGTLESLYPGRIDLGLGRAPGSDQMTARALRRERSGSADDFPEDVAELMRYLGPRSPEQRVIAMPGTGTNVPIWLLGSSLFSAQLAGERGLPYAFASHFAPRFMHEAIRIYRNHFKPSAVLDKPYVMLGVPLVAADTDEQADYLATSVYQRILALMRGQSLVQRPPVKTMDGLWLPHEREAVGDFLGLAMVGGPQKIRAKLEVLIEQTQADELIFTSDLYEHADRVHSYELLAQVMKG; this is encoded by the coding sequence ATGAAAAAACTGTCCGACGTTAAATTTTCCACCCTCGACCTGGTGCCGGTGCGCGAAAACGGCAGCGCGGCGCAATCGCTGCGCAACTCGCTGGACCTGGCGCAGCATGCCGAGAAGTTTGGCTACACGCGCTTCTGGGTCGCCGAACATCACAACATGGACGGCATCGCCAGTTCGGCCACTTCGGTGTTGCTCGGCTATCTGGCCGGAGGCACGTCGACGATCCGCGTCGGTTCCGGCGGGGTGATGCTGCCCAACCATGCGCCGCTGGTGATCGCCGAGCAGTTCGGCACCCTCGAGAGCCTGTACCCGGGACGGATCGACCTGGGTCTGGGCCGCGCGCCCGGCTCTGACCAGATGACCGCCCGCGCGTTGCGCCGTGAGCGCTCGGGCAGCGCTGACGACTTCCCTGAAGACGTTGCCGAACTGATGCGCTACCTCGGCCCGCGCAGCCCAGAGCAACGGGTGATCGCCATGCCCGGCACCGGCACCAACGTGCCGATCTGGCTGCTCGGCTCAAGCCTGTTCAGTGCGCAATTGGCGGGTGAGCGCGGCTTGCCTTACGCCTTCGCCTCGCACTTCGCGCCGCGCTTCATGCACGAGGCGATCCGCATCTACCGCAATCACTTCAAACCGTCGGCGGTGCTCGACAAGCCTTACGTGATGCTCGGCGTGCCGCTGGTGGCAGCGGATACCGATGAGCAAGCCGATTACCTGGCGACGTCGGTGTACCAGCGCATTCTTGCGTTGATGCGTGGCCAGAGTCTGGTGCAGCGTCCGCCGGTGAAAACCATGGACGGTCTGTGGCTGCCCCATGAACGTGAGGCGGTGGGCGATTTCCTCGGCCTCGCCATGGTCGGCGGCCCGCAGAAGATCCGCGCCAAGCTTGAGGTGTTGATCGAGCAGACCCAGGCGGACGAGCTGATTTTCACCTCGGACTTGTACGAGCATGCCGATCGCGTGCATTCCTACGAGCTGCTGGCCCAAGTCATGAAGGGATAA
- a CDS encoding aminopeptidase, with amino-acid sequence MIRPFSSLGLLDRVFPILFPGVLFLLLNGCTSVSYYSQLASGQLQLLRAREPVEKVIADPSRDARLRAHLAQSQKARTFASEHLHLPDNQSYRLYADVGRPFVVWNVFATAEFSLTSQNHCFPIAGCVAYRGYYSQSAARGEAAIQRLQGMDVSIGGVEAYSTLGWFNDPILNSMMGWGDERLATLIFHELAHQRFYVKDDTEFNESFATFVEQEGTRQWRAFRGLPAESDARLKQRDQFIALVLVTRSRLETLYAQPLSVEQMRERKAAEFERLRREYRVMRDSQWAGDNRYDAWVNAPLNNARLLPFGLYDQWVPAFAAVFRQVDGDWMRFYAEVERLGRLPVDERKAKLKALAQS; translated from the coding sequence TTGATCAGGCCGTTTTCCAGCCTTGGGTTACTTGATCGCGTTTTTCCGATTTTGTTTCCGGGTGTGTTGTTTTTGTTGCTCAACGGTTGCACCAGCGTCAGCTATTACAGCCAGTTGGCCAGCGGCCAACTGCAATTGCTGCGCGCACGGGAGCCGGTCGAAAAAGTCATTGCCGACCCCAGCCGCGATGCCAGATTGCGCGCGCATCTGGCTCAATCACAAAAGGCCCGCACGTTCGCCAGCGAGCATCTGCACTTGCCGGACAACCAGAGCTATCGTCTCTACGCCGACGTTGGCCGGCCGTTCGTGGTGTGGAACGTGTTCGCCACCGCAGAGTTTTCCCTCACCTCGCAGAATCACTGCTTTCCGATTGCCGGCTGCGTGGCCTATCGCGGCTACTACAGCCAGAGCGCCGCCCGTGGCGAGGCGGCGATTCAACGCTTGCAGGGCATGGACGTGTCGATCGGCGGGGTCGAGGCGTACTCGACGCTCGGCTGGTTCAATGACCCGATCCTCAATTCGATGATGGGATGGGGCGACGAACGACTGGCCACGCTGATTTTTCATGAACTGGCGCATCAGCGTTTCTACGTGAAGGACGACACTGAGTTCAACGAGTCATTCGCCACCTTCGTCGAGCAGGAAGGCACGCGGCAATGGCGCGCGTTTCGCGGGCTGCCGGCGGAGTCGGATGCGAGGCTCAAGCAGCGTGACCAGTTCATCGCGCTGGTACTCGTCACGCGCTCACGACTGGAGACGCTGTATGCGCAGCCGCTGTCGGTTGAGCAGATGCGTGAGCGCAAAGCAGCTGAATTCGAGCGCTTGCGCCGTGAGTATCGGGTCATGCGCGACAGTCAGTGGGCCGGGGACAATCGCTATGACGCCTGGGTCAATGCGCCGCTGAACAACGCGCGACTGTTGCCGTTCGGGCTGTATGACCAGTGGGTGCCGGCGTTTGCGGCGGTGTTCCGCCAAGTAGATGGGGATTGGATGAGGTTTTATGCCGAGGTTGAGCGGTTGGGACGGTTGCCGGTTGATGAGCGTAAGGCGAAGCTGAAAGCGCTGGCCCAGTCCTAA
- a CDS encoding DUF1161 domain-containing protein, whose product MKRIGLAILCSALATSAFAAPKNCEELRKEIEIKIQAKAIPSYTLEIITAEEAKQHDSAMIVGSCENGTKRIIYQRNDS is encoded by the coding sequence ATGAAACGTATTGGCTTGGCGATTCTTTGCAGTGCACTGGCCACGTCCGCTTTCGCAGCCCCCAAGAACTGCGAAGAGCTCAGAAAGGAAATCGAGATCAAGATTCAGGCGAAGGCCATTCCCTCGTACACCCTGGAAATCATCACGGCGGAAGAGGCGAAGCAGCACGACTCGGCCATGATCGTCGGTTCTTGCGAGAACGGTACCAAGCGGATCATCTATCAGAGAAACGATAGCTGA
- a CDS encoding dodecin — MSDHHTYKKVELVGSSTTSIEDAINNALAEANKTLRNLEWFEVTETRGHIENGQVAHFQVTLKVGFKIAAS, encoded by the coding sequence ATGAGTGACCATCACACCTACAAGAAAGTCGAGCTGGTCGGCTCGTCCACCACCAGCATCGAAGACGCCATCAACAACGCATTGGCCGAAGCCAACAAGACCCTGCGCAATCTGGAATGGTTTGAAGTGACCGAAACCCGTGGCCACATTGAAAACGGCCAGGTAGCGCACTTTCAGGTCACGCTTAAAGTCGGCTTCAAGATTGCCGCCAGCTGA
- a CDS encoding LysR family transcriptional regulator, with protein sequence MSHDLPPLNALRAFEATARLNSVSQAAEQLHVTHGAVSRQLKVLEEHLGVSLFVKDGRGLKLTDAGARLRDASAEAFDRLRSVCAELTQSTADAPFVLGCSGSLLARWFIPRLGRLNADLPDLRLHLSAGEGDLDPRRPGLDALLLFAEPPWPADMQVYELAAERIGPVMSPLYSGYQKLHTAVAADLFDEPLLHTTSRPQAWPSWAQQNHLDPKALKLGQGFEHLYYLLEAAVAGLGVAIAPEPLVIEDLKAGRLVAPWGFCETPAQLALWLPKRAADGRARQLAQWLKNELRQTDHSPRLNKK encoded by the coding sequence ATGAGCCACGACCTTCCCCCGCTCAATGCCTTGCGCGCCTTCGAGGCCACCGCTCGTCTGAACAGTGTGAGTCAGGCTGCCGAACAGCTGCACGTCACCCACGGCGCGGTCAGCCGCCAGCTCAAGGTGCTTGAAGAGCATCTAGGGGTGAGCCTGTTCGTCAAGGACGGACGCGGCTTGAAACTCACAGATGCCGGAGCGCGTCTGCGCGATGCCAGCGCTGAGGCGTTCGATCGGTTGCGCAGTGTTTGCGCCGAACTTACGCAAAGCACAGCGGATGCGCCGTTCGTGCTGGGTTGTTCGGGGAGTCTGCTGGCGCGCTGGTTTATTCCGCGTCTGGGGCGGCTGAACGCTGATCTGCCGGATCTGCGTCTGCACCTGTCGGCCGGTGAAGGCGATCTCGATCCTCGGCGCCCGGGCCTCGATGCACTGTTGCTGTTCGCCGAACCACCGTGGCCGGCCGATATGCAGGTCTATGAACTGGCGGCGGAACGCATCGGCCCCGTAATGAGCCCGTTGTATAGCGGTTATCAGAAGCTGCACACCGCTGTGGCCGCAGATCTTTTTGATGAGCCCTTGCTGCACACCACCTCTCGCCCACAAGCCTGGCCCAGCTGGGCGCAGCAAAACCACCTCGATCCCAAGGCGTTGAAGCTCGGGCAAGGTTTTGAGCATTTGTATTATTTGCTGGAGGCGGCTGTTGCAGGTCTCGGCGTGGCAATCGCGCCGGAGCCGCTGGTAATCGAAGATCTGAAGGCGGGTCGCCTGGTTGCGCCGTGGGGCTTTTGCGAAACCCCGGCGCAACTGGCGTTGTGGCTACCCAAGCGCGCCGCGGACGGGCGCGCCCGGCAACTGGCGCAGTGGCTCAAGAACGAGCTGCGCCAGACTGATCACTCACCGCGCTTGAACAAAAAGTAG
- a CDS encoding DUF1161 domain-containing protein has product MKKFMLAVGLLSLAGGAFAAGKPCEELKSEIAAKLDAKGVSGYSLEVVDKGAAADGDVVGSCEGGSKDIVYKRG; this is encoded by the coding sequence ATGAAGAAGTTCATGTTGGCAGTAGGTTTGTTGAGCCTTGCCGGTGGTGCGTTTGCAGCCGGCAAGCCATGTGAAGAGCTGAAAAGCGAAATCGCCGCGAAGCTCGATGCCAAAGGCGTATCCGGTTATTCGCTGGAAGTTGTCGACAAGGGTGCGGCGGCTGATGGCGACGTCGTCGGCAGTTGCGAAGGCGGCAGCAAGGACATCGTCTACAAGCGCGGTTGA
- a CDS encoding DUF7844 domain-containing protein: MRSIGAWLLAGALLLLGNSAHAGLQLRLKTEGLSPAQQQASQALIDEAMAKLPPSFIERLDRRIDVGWTDDMPANAYGQATLVAELDLNRKLLAGLTDGSAAKEKTNRPHGTVRQELLATVLHEITHIYDRARLWPSAERTLIQRCTRRFNSAGLIGIPDECRGQNGRRFTISDDPRLLDLAGWQQYVGRRGEREQHNRQIARSPDLYEISSPKEFVAVNMEYFLLDPSYACRRPALYRYYKEHFGWAPPAQDTCSKSFAFLNAGNDFAKQPLGQVDPERVYAVDYLLAEANQNWVSRWGHSMLRLVICAPGRPRGPDCRLDLDQHLVLSYRAFVGDVQLSSWDGLVGKYPSRLFVLPLAQVIDEYTKTELRSLASVPLNLSREEIEGVVEHAAEMHWSYDGNYFFLSNNCAVEGLKLLRSGSNNSQLVGLDSIMPNGLLEVLKGRGLADTSVLDDPKEALRLGYRFDSFRDRYQAMFDVLKKQLPIKQTTVEDWLSLSAEQRREWFDRADLRTSAALLLLEQASFRRQLLLAQDEVKQRYLGARELENGGMDKANATLQEILANSGFLSRPAELLDSKGYGLPQPSEFGRLEEESSQRQKKLLALSGDLDTEVRKLLEPKRAAEIAASEANVKQIGEHLRKLHKASGGLQLP, encoded by the coding sequence GTGAGATCCATTGGCGCCTGGCTGCTGGCCGGGGCGTTGTTGCTGCTTGGCAACAGCGCCCACGCCGGCCTGCAATTGCGGCTCAAGACCGAGGGTCTGAGCCCGGCTCAACAACAGGCCAGTCAGGCGCTGATCGATGAGGCCATGGCGAAACTGCCGCCGAGCTTCATCGAGCGGCTGGATCGGCGCATCGACGTCGGCTGGACCGACGACATGCCTGCCAACGCTTACGGGCAGGCAACGCTGGTTGCCGAACTCGATCTGAATCGCAAGCTGCTCGCCGGCCTCACCGATGGCAGCGCGGCGAAAGAGAAAACCAATCGCCCCCACGGCACTGTGCGGCAGGAACTGCTGGCCACGGTGCTGCACGAAATCACGCATATCTACGACCGCGCGCGGTTATGGCCGAGCGCCGAGCGCACGTTGATCCAACGCTGCACCCGACGCTTCAACAGCGCCGGGCTGATCGGCATTCCCGATGAGTGTCGCGGGCAGAACGGTCGCCGCTTCACCATCAGCGACGACCCGCGCCTGCTCGATCTGGCCGGTTGGCAACAGTACGTCGGCCGCCGTGGCGAGCGTGAACAACACAACCGCCAGATCGCCCGCAGCCCGGATCTTTACGAGATTTCCAGTCCCAAGGAATTCGTCGCGGTCAACATGGAGTACTTCCTCCTCGACCCGAGCTACGCCTGCCGCCGCCCGGCGCTGTATCGCTACTACAAGGAACATTTCGGCTGGGCGCCGCCAGCGCAGGACACCTGCAGCAAGAGCTTCGCCTTTCTCAATGCGGGCAATGACTTCGCCAAGCAACCCTTGGGGCAGGTCGATCCGGAACGGGTGTATGCCGTCGATTACCTGCTGGCCGAGGCCAATCAGAACTGGGTCAGCCGCTGGGGCCACAGCATGTTGCGCCTGGTGATCTGCGCCCCCGGTCGTCCGCGCGGCCCGGATTGCCGCCTCGACCTCGATCAACACCTGGTGCTGTCCTATCGCGCCTTCGTTGGCGATGTGCAGCTGTCGAGCTGGGACGGACTGGTCGGCAAATACCCGTCACGGCTGTTCGTGTTGCCGCTGGCGCAAGTGATCGACGAATACACCAAGACAGAGCTGCGCAGCCTCGCTTCGGTGCCGCTGAACCTGTCTCGCGAGGAAATCGAAGGCGTGGTCGAACATGCCGCCGAGATGCACTGGAGTTACGACGGCAACTACTTCTTCCTGTCCAACAACTGCGCGGTAGAAGGTTTGAAACTGTTGCGCAGCGGCAGCAATAACAGCCAACTGGTCGGCCTCGACAGCATCATGCCCAACGGCTTGCTCGAAGTGCTCAAGGGCCGTGGTCTGGCCGACACCAGTGTGCTCGACGATCCGAAAGAAGCGCTGCGTCTGGGTTACCGCTTCGACTCGTTCCGCGATCGCTATCAAGCGATGTTCGATGTATTGAAGAAGCAGCTGCCGATCAAGCAGACCACTGTCGAAGACTGGCTGTCACTCAGCGCTGAGCAACGTCGCGAATGGTTCGACCGCGCCGACCTGCGCACCAGTGCCGCGCTGTTGCTGCTCGAGCAGGCCAGTTTCCGCCGGCAGTTGTTACTGGCGCAGGATGAGGTCAAGCAACGCTACCTCGGCGCCCGCGAGCTGGAAAACGGCGGCATGGACAAGGCTAACGCGACCTTGCAGGAAATCCTCGCCAACAGTGGTTTCCTCAGCCGCCCGGCGGAACTGCTCGACTCCAAGGGTTACGGACTGCCCCAGCCGAGCGAGTTTGGCCGACTGGAAGAGGAAAGCAGCCAGCGGCAGAAGAAGCTGCTGGCATTGTCCGGCGACCTTGATACCGAAGTGCGCAAGCTGCTCGAACCCAAGCGCGCCGCCGAGATTGCCGCCAGCGAGGCCAACGTCAAGCAGATTGGCGAGCATTTGCGCAAACTGCACAAGGCCTCGGGCGGACTGCAATTACCCTGA
- the trpA gene encoding tryptophan synthase subunit alpha yields MSRLQARFADLKQQNRAALVTFVTAGDPDYDTSLAILKGLPAAGADVIELGMPFTDPMADGPAIQLANIRALGAKQNLAKTLQMVREFREGNSDTPLVLMGYFNPIHKFGVERFIAEAKEAGVDGLIVVDMPPEHNEELCDPAQAAGLDFIRLTTPTTDDARLPRVLNGSSGFVYYVSVAGVTGAGAATLEHVEEAVARLRRHTDLPISIGFGIRTPEQAAAIARLADGVVVGSALIDHIASADTPEQAIDGVLSLCSALSQGVRKARV; encoded by the coding sequence ATGAGCCGCCTGCAAGCCCGCTTTGCCGACCTCAAGCAACAGAACCGCGCGGCGCTGGTGACCTTTGTCACTGCCGGTGATCCTGACTACGACACTTCGCTGGCGATCCTCAAAGGCCTGCCCGCCGCAGGTGCCGATGTGATCGAGCTGGGCATGCCGTTCACCGATCCGATGGCCGATGGCCCGGCAATCCAGTTGGCCAACATTCGCGCCCTGGGCGCCAAACAGAATCTGGCGAAAACCCTGCAAATGGTTCGCGAATTCCGTGAAGGCAACAGCGACACACCGCTGGTGTTGATGGGCTACTTCAACCCGATTCACAAATTCGGCGTCGAGCGTTTCATCGCCGAAGCCAAAGAGGCTGGCGTTGACGGCCTGATCGTGGTGGATATGCCACCAGAGCACAACGAAGAACTGTGCGACCCGGCGCAGGCTGCTGGCCTGGACTTCATCCGCCTGACCACGCCGACCACCGACGACGCGCGTCTGCCGCGTGTGCTCAACGGCAGTTCCGGTTTTGTCTACTACGTGTCGGTGGCCGGTGTCACCGGTGCCGGTGCAGCGACTCTGGAACATGTGGAAGAGGCGGTTGCACGTCTGCGTCGGCATACCGATCTGCCGATCAGCATTGGCTTCGGTATCCGTACACCGGAGCAGGCTGCGGCCATCGCGCGTCTGGCTGACGGTGTGGTGGTGGGCTCGGCGCTGATTGATCACATCGCCAGTGCCGATACGCCTGAGCAGGCCATCGATGGCGTGTTGAGTCTGTGTTCGGCGCTGTCCCAAGGCGTGCGCAAGGCTCGCGTCTAA